The Aeromonas jandaei genomic interval CGGCTGCCATCAGGCGGGCGGCGTTCTGGTAAGTCTGCTCGGGGGTGGCGTAACTCATGAAGGGCATGTCGGCGATGATCAGCGCATTGCTGGCACCGCGAGCCACACAGCGGGTGTGATAGACCATCTCATCCATGTTGACCGCCAGGGTATCCTGACCCCCTTGCAGCACCATGCCCAGCGAATCGCCGATGAGCAGCACATGGGCCCCCTCGTCATCGAACAACTTGGCAAAAGTGGCATCATAGGCGGTGATGGCGGTGAACTTTTGACCATCCTGCTTCATCTTCAGCAGGCTGGCGGTGGTGATCTTGCTCATAAAGGCTCCTGTACGTCTGCACTCGGCGCAATGATGGCGAGATCATTGCCCGGGCAGCGGGCAACCAGTTGTGCGAGCGGGGTGCCGCAGGGCAGCACCAGAGCGGGCGCGATTTCGGCCAGGGGCAGCAGCACGAACTCCCGCTCCTTCATGCCGTAATGGGGAACGATCAGGCGCTCGTGGTTGATCACCTGATCGCCAAAGAGCAGCAGATCGAGATCCAGGGTTCTCGGCCCCCACCGCTCCTCTTTGCGCACACGTCCCTGTTCCAGCTCGATTTTTTGTAGTTGATCCAGCAGCGCCAGCGGCGTCAGCCGGGTGTTGAGCCGGGCCACGGCATTGACGTAGTCCGGCTGATCAGCAGGCCCCATGGGGCGGCTGCTGTAAAACGACGAGGCCTGCACCAGCACAGATTCCGGCAAGGTCGCCAGCGCGGCGACCGCGCGGCGCGCCTGACCGAGCGGGTCAGACAGGTTGGAACCAATGGCGATGAAGACCTCGGTCATCACGTCTGTGATCACTCGGCCGCTTTCGGCTTGCGACGGCGCGGGCGGCGGCGATTGCGGCTGTTGCTGCTGCGCTTCTCGCCATCGTGGCTACGGCTCTCACCGCGCTCACCGCTGGCCGGGCGACGGGTCGCTTCCCGTTGCAGCTGCGGGCGCACATCCGGATTGGAAGCAACATAGCGCTCCCACCAGCTGGCCAGCTCGCCGAGACCGCGCTCGACCCGGTTGCGCAGCAACAGGAAGTCGAACGCCGCGCGGAACTTGGGGTGCTCCATGGCGCGCTCGGGGTGCTTGCCCTGACGACGGGTCAACCGCTGTTGCAGTGCCCAGATATCGCGGACATCTGTCGTGAAACGGCGGGGAACGGCGATGATCCGCACCTGATTGTCGAGCACCTCGTTGATCGCCAGCATGAAGGCGTCATACCAGGGCAGGCCGCTCTCGTTCTCCAGCACCCGACCACGGGCCTCGACGCAGCCCCACAGCAGGGTGGCGTAGAGGAAGGCGGGGGTGACGCGTTTATCTTCACGAACGCGAGTATCGGTATCGATCAGCGCCTGCTCGATAAACTGCTCGCAAGGCGAATTGCCGTGCGGGGTAAACAGTGCAGCCACTTGCGGGAAGAGCTGCTGGAACAGGCCGTACTCGCGCAGCAGCTTGTAGGTAGTCAGGGCATCGCCAGCCAGGAACAGCTTGAGGGTCTCCTCAAACAGGCGGGCAGCCGGAATATCCTGCAGCAGCGGCGCCAGCTCCCTGATGGGGGCTGCGGTGCGCGGGCTGATGGTCATGTCGAGCTTGGCGGCGAAACGCACGGCGCGCAGCATCCGCACCGGATCTTCGCGGTAGCGGGTTTCGGGATCGCCAATCAGCTCCAGCTTGCGCTCGGCCAAATCTTCCAGCCCGCCCTCGAAATCGTGCAGGGTGAAATCCTTGGCGCTGTAGTAGAGGGCGTTAACGGTAAAGTCACGGCGCTCGGCATCCTCTTCGATGGTGCCGTAGACGTTGTCGCGCAGCAGCATGCCTTCATCGGACTGGGCCGACACATGTTTGCTGGTATTGACCTGATGGTGGTGACCGCGGAAGGTGGCCACTTCGATCACGTCACGACCAAACACAATGTGGGCCAGGCGGAAGCGGCGGCCAATCAGGCGGCAGTTGCTGAACAGCGCCTTGATCTGCTCCGGCGTCGCATCGGTGGCGATGTCGAAATCCTTGGGCGTCTTCCCGAGCAGCAGATCCCGGACTCCGCCGCCGACCAGGTAGGCTTCGTAGCCGCCCTTGTTCAGGCGATAGAGCACCTTGAGTGCATTCTCGCTGATCTCTTTGCGCGAAATCGGGTGCTGGTCACGACTCAGGGTTCGACGTTGTCCGGCAACACGGGCCGGAATGGGGGACTCCGCCGACTGCTCGCCCTCATCCTTGCCGAGCACTTTGCGGCAAAAGTTTGCGATCTGGGAAAAAATGGTACACCTCGTTATGACTTCAAATTGACGGGAGGCCAAAAAAATAGCGGCCTATCATAGCTCACGCCTAACCAAATGAAAAACCGTGACGGCAATTGATCCCGTTTGAATCGGTGTTGCCGGAAAAAATAGCGGTCTATTCCGATAGCTCACGCCTGACCAAATGAAAAACCGTGACGGCAATTGATCCCGTTTGAATCGGCGTTGCCGGAAAAAATAGCGGTCTATTCCGATAGCTCACACCTGACCAAATGAAAAACCGTGACGGCAATTGATCCCGTTTGAATCGGCGTTGCCGGAAAAAATAGCGGTCTATTCCGATAGCTCACACCTGACCAAATGAAAAACCGTGACGGCAATTGATCCCGTTTGAATCGGCGTTGCCGCTAAAAAAGCGCCCTGTTCGAAGGAATTCGCTCTTACAAACCGGCCATTGCCCTTTTAGCGCCTGTCGGCACGGCAACAAGGCGGCTATGGTGCCAACCCCGCCACTATAAATTTAATTTATGGCTTTTCGGGAAATGACCCAATTCAACCTTATACCGAACCGGATCCCCGGCGCAGGGTCCGTTGTTCTCTCTTGCCTGCTCTCGAAAGCCTGCGCCCGATCCGCTCAAGCCGACTCGAGCAGCACTTCGCCTTGTCACCTTGCTTTTGGCTTTGGCTGCCAGATTTAGCCGGCAACCAACGGGATCTTCTCGCTGGCGGGCACCCGGGCCAGCTGCCAGTTGGCGATGCCCCAGCTGATGATCTCGTCGATCCGGCTTGCCATCAGCTCCGGCGGCGGACACTGACCGAGGAAGTGCAGCGCCTGCCACAGGGCCGGGCGCACCTCATCCAGCGCCAGCGCCGGCGCATGGTTCTGCTTGGAGAGCTTGTTGCCGTCGGCCTGCACCGCCAGCGGCAGATGCACCCAGTCCGGCACCGCAGCCCCCAGGGTCTGGTAGAGGGCAATCTGGCGCACCGTCGGCTCCAGCAGGTCGGCACCGCGCACTATCTCGGTGATGCCGCTGTCCATATCATCCACCACCACCGCCAGGTTGTAGGCGTAGAGCCCGTCGCGGCGACGGATAATGAAATCCTCCTCGGCGAGCGCCGCCGGTACCGCGATATGGCCCTGCAAGCGGTCATCGAAGTGGTAGACCGGATGGTGCTGGCGCAAGCGGGCGGCAGAGCCCTCTGCCGTCAGCCCCAGGGTGCGGCAGTGGCCATTGTAAAAGCCGCCGCTTGCCATGATTTCGCGCCGGGTACAGCGGCACCAGTAGAGATCGCCGGCCCGGTAGAGCTGGTCGATGATCTCGTCATAGCGGCCGTGGCGCGCGCTCTGGAACATCACCTCGCCATCCCACTCAAGACCGTATGCCTCAAGGGTCTTGAGAATAAGGTCGGCCGCCCCCGCCATCTCCCGCGGCGGATCGATATCCTCGATGCGCACCAGCCAGCGCCCCTGTTGCGCTCTGGCCTGCAAAAAGCTGCCGAGAGCCGCAATCAGCGAACCGAAGTGGAGCGGGCCGGAAGGGGACGGCGCAAAACGGCCCACATAGGGGCGAATTTGGGGGGAGGAAGGGGTATTCACAGCCATGACGGTTCGGGTAAGCAGTTCAGTGAGGCGCATTTTGGGACGCCCCGCCCAAAAGCTCAATAAAAATGCGCAATAAAAAAGGGAGCCCGCAAGCTCCCTTTTTCATATTGCAGCGGGTCGGTATCAACCGGCCATCTGCTTTTCCTTGATCTCGGCCAGCGTCTTGCAGTCGACACAGAGGTCGGCAGTCGGACGGGCTTCCAGACGGCGGATACCGATTTCGATACCGCAGTGCTCGCAGTAACCGAAGTCGTCATCTTCCAGCAGCTGCAAGGTCTTCTCGATCTTCTTGATCAGCTTGCGTTCACGATCGCGGGTACGCAGTTCGAGAGCGAACTCCTCTTCCTGCGCGGCACGATCCACGGGATCCGGGAAGTTGGCAGCCTCGTCCTTCATGTGATCAACGGTGCGGTCAACTTCCTGCATCAGTTGGTTGCGCCAGGCACCCAGGATCTTGCGAAAATGCGCCTTCTGTTGGTCATTCATGTACTCCTCACCCGGCTTTTCCTGGTAAGGCGCGACACCCGCAATGGCCAGGGGGCCCAGAGATTTCCTGTTTTCGCCTGTTGGCATGCCCTGTCTCCTAATTCAGCACGCTACCCGTGCCATCCATAAATTGAGGGCGACATCTATAGCAGAAGGGTAACGGGTAAGCAAACGAGCCGTACCAATAATGTTACCCACTCCAATATTTATGAACTCCCCTCGGGTAACAGGTGGCTGGATTCAAACGGGATAAATCCTTGTGCCACCATGCCTTGCACCCCAACATGGGGCCGATAGCATAAAATTTCAACCCCCGCCGCAATTGCCTGTTCAATTAGCAGACTATAGTGCGGATCTATGTGTGCTGCAGGGCGCATCCGGCTTATTCCGGAGTGCAACACCATAAATAGCAGCACGGCTCTGTGACCGGCCGCTTTCATGGCCATCAATTCACGTAAATGCTTGGCGCCACGGGCAGTTACCGCATCGGGGAAGTAGCCCATACCGGCCTCTTCCCGCTCGTCGAGCAGGGTGACCGATTTTACCTCGATGTAACAGTTGCCCTTCTTCTCATCTTCCAGCAAGAGGTCGATGCGACTGTTCTCTTCGCCATATTTCACCTCGGTGCGCAATCTGGCATAGCCGCACAGCGGTGTGATGGCATCCTGCTCGATAAGCTCGCGGGCAATCTGGTTGGCGCGCGCCGTGTTGACGCAGATAAAGTGGCCGGCCGGGCTCTCGGCGATCTCCCAGCTATGGGGTAGCTTGCGCTTGGGGTTGTCGGAGGTCGAATACCAGACCCGGTTCCCGGGTCAGCGCAGCCGGTCATGGCGCCGGTGTTGGCGCAGTGGATGGTGATCACCTCGCCATTAGCCAGTTCGACATCGGTCAGAAAGCGCTTGTAGCGGGCGATTAGTTGCCCGGATTGCAGCGGCGGATCAAATATCACGGGTTCGTCCTCCGCGCCTGTTCGTTTTCCCACTCATCCCGAGCCCCCTCATCCCTGGCTCTGGCCCGCAGCGGCCAGCAGGCGAGCGGCTGGTAGCGCACCCCGTCCGGAGTCGAGATCGACTCATAGAGACAAAATTGATCGGCCTTGAGCAGAAAATCGGGGGCCGGCAGGGTGGCTGGCGCCTCGCCCGCCTTGCGCGACAGGGTGACGTGAGGGCGATAACCCTGTTCGCCATTGCCAAGCCCCAGCTTCTCGCCGTGACGACGCAGCGCCTTCGCCAACACGGTCAGCTCGTTGGGCCACTCCTTCGGGCCAATCCAGCCAGCCTTGGCGCGGCTGAACCAACCGGTCTCGTCCAGCCGGATGGTGAGCGGCGGACAGTGCTGGCGCTCAACGGCGGCGATCAGGCGGCGGGTGGTCACCTCGTCCGCTTCACCGAGGAAGGCGAGGGTCAGGTGAAGATTGGCTTGCGGCACCGGCTGACCGGGCCAGGGGCGTTGATCACGCCAGCTGATGAGTTCGGGAGCGAGCTCCCCGACGGGCAGGGCAAAGAAGAGTTTGGCCATTCGGGTGAAGATGCCTTTATCCAGACAGAGAGGGTGGCCCATTCTATGGCAGCCATCTCCTCCTGTCTCGCCATCCGGGCCGAGGGCCATCTGCTCCCCCACATCTGCTCACGGTGGCCATGCTGGCTGTGGCAGAATAGGCGCCGTTTTACCGGTTGCAACAGAAGGTGTTGATCGTTTTGTCCCCACTCCCCATCGTTTCGGTGCTGCCCGAACTCTTTGCCGCCCTCGACCGCCACAACAGCGTGATCCTGCAGGCGCCCCCCGGCGCGGGCAAATCGACCCTGCTGCCGCTGGAGCTGGTACGCCAGAACCGGCTGCCCGGCCGCATCATCATGCTGGAACCAAGACGGCTGGCGGCGCGCAATATCGCCAGCTTTCTGGCGCGCCAGCTCGGGGAGAAGGTGGGCGAGCGCATCGGCCTGCGGGTGCGCGGCGAGAGCCGCACCAGCTCCGCGACCCGGCTCGAGATTGTCACCGAAGGGGTGCTGACCCGGATGTTGCAGCAGGATCCCGAGCTCGGCGGCGTCTCGCTGGTCATCTTCGATGAGTTCCACGAACGCAGCCTGCACGCCGATACCGCGCTGGCCTTCGCCATCGAGAGCCAGCAGGGATTGCGCGATGACCTCAAGCTCCTGGTGATGTCCGCCACTCTGGATGGCATGGCACTGGAAAAGTTGCTGCCGGATGCGCCGGTGATCCGCTCGGAAGGGCGCGGCTTTCCCATCGACTACCACTACCGCCCCGCCAATCGCCAGCAGTGGCTGGAGCCGCAAGTCGGCGCCGTGGTGCTCGAAGCGCTGGCCGAGCAAGCTGGCAGCCTGCTGGTCTTCCTGCCGGGACAGGGAGAGATCGAGCGGCTGGCACAGTGGCTGGAAGGACGGCTGCCGGATGATGTGACCCTCGCCCCCCTCTACGGCCGCCTCGACATGGCAGCCCAGCAAGCGGCCATCGAGCCGCCACCTGCGGGCCGCCGTAAGCTGGTGCTCACCACCAATGTGGCGGAGACCTCTCTCACCATCGAAGGCGTCTCTGTCGTGATCGACAGCGGGCTGGAGCGGCGTGCCTCGTTCGATCTGAAAAGCGGCGTCACCCGACTGGAGACCCGCCCCATCGCCAAAGCCTCCGCCACCCAGAGGGCGGGCCGTGCCGGCCGCCTCGGCCCCGGCGTCTGCTACCGGCTCTGGAGCAGCGAGGTGCAGGAGCGGCTCGCCGAGCAGAGTCCGCCCGACATCCTCACTCAGGAGCTGACCGGTCTGCTGCTGGATGCTGCCCAGTGGGGGGCAAAGGTGGAAGATCTGCCGCTGCTCGACATGCCGCCGGCTGCCGCCGTCGCCAGCGCCCAGCGGCTGCTGGTCGCCCTCGGCGCCATGAAGCCGGAGGGTGAGCAACAACTTACCCCGGCTGGCCGCGCCATGGCGGCCTTCGGTACCCATCCCCGGCTCGCCCGCATGCTGCTGCGCGCCCGCGAGCTGGAAGCTGAAGGTCTGACAGGGATTGTCGCCGATGCCGCATATCTGGTGGCGTTGCTGGAAGAAGATCTGCGAGGATCGGAGCGCCTCTCGGTGCTGTTCCACCGCCGTCAGGGAGCCCTGCGCCAGAGTGCGGCCCGCTGGTTTGAACGGCTCGGCGCTCGCCCGGCCAATCCACAGGGTCAGTGGCTCGGGCTGCTCTGCGCCCTCGCCTGGCCGGATCGCATCGGCAAGCTGCGCAGCGGCAGCCGTTACCAGCTCAGTGGCGGGGTGAGCTGCGATCTGAGCGAGGGTCACCCCTGTCAGGGTCAAAGTGCGTTGATTGCGGTGGAGATGGGCCAGAACGAGCGCGGCAGCCGCATCTTTATCGCCGAACCGATAGAGCTGGATGAGCTGGCGCGTCTGCTGCCGGAGCTGGTGAGCGAGCGCCAGTGGTTCGACTGGGACGAGCGCGAGGAGCGGGTGCGGGCCGAACGCCAACAGGTGATCGGTGAGCTGGTGCTGAGCCAGCGACCGCTGACAGACCTTTCGGATGAGCAGAAGGGGCGCTGCCTGCTGCAGGGCATCCGCCGCAAGGGGCTGCATGTGCTGCCGTGGGACGAGAGCAGCGAAGGGCTGCTGGCCCGTCTGCGCTGCGCCCGTGAGTGGCTGCCTGATGAGGAGTGGCCAGCCATGGATGACGACAGCCTGCTGGCCACCCTCGAACAGTGGCTGCTGCCGGCGGTGAGCGGCATG includes:
- the folK gene encoding 2-amino-4-hydroxy-6-hydroxymethyldihydropteridine diphosphokinase, whose translation is MTEVFIAIGSNLSDPLGQARRAVAALATLPESVLVQASSFYSSRPMGPADQPDYVNAVARLNTRLTPLALLDQLQKIELEQGRVRKEERWGPRTLDLDLLLFGDQVINHERLIVPHYGMKEREFVLLPLAEIAPALVLPCGTPLAQLVARCPGNDLAIIAPSADVQEPL
- the gluQRS gene encoding tRNA glutamyl-Q(34) synthetase GluQRS; this encodes MAVNTPSSPQIRPYVGRFAPSPSGPLHFGSLIAALGSFLQARAQQGRWLVRIEDIDPPREMAGAADLILKTLEAYGLEWDGEVMFQSARHGRYDEIIDQLYRAGDLYWCRCTRREIMASGGFYNGHCRTLGLTAEGSAARLRQHHPVYHFDDRLQGHIAVPAALAEEDFIIRRRDGLYAYNLAVVVDDMDSGITEIVRGADLLEPTVRQIALYQTLGAAVPDWVHLPLAVQADGNKLSKQNHAPALALDEVRPALWQALHFLGQCPPPELMASRIDEIISWGIANWQLARVPASEKIPLVAG
- the pcnB gene encoding polynucleotide adenylyltransferase PcnB, with the protein product MASRQFEVITRCTIFSQIANFCRKVLGKDEGEQSAESPIPARVAGQRRTLSRDQHPISRKEISENALKVLYRLNKGGYEAYLVGGGVRDLLLGKTPKDFDIATDATPEQIKALFSNCRLIGRRFRLAHIVFGRDVIEVATFRGHHHQVNTSKHVSAQSDEGMLLRDNVYGTIEEDAERRDFTVNALYYSAKDFTLHDFEGGLEDLAERKLELIGDPETRYREDPVRMLRAVRFAAKLDMTISPRTAAPIRELAPLLQDIPAARLFEETLKLFLAGDALTTYKLLREYGLFQQLFPQVAALFTPHGNSPCEQFIEQALIDTDTRVREDKRVTPAFLYATLLWGCVEARGRVLENESGLPWYDAFMLAINEVLDNQVRIIAVPRRFTTDVRDIWALQQRLTRRQGKHPERAMEHPKFRAAFDFLLLRNRVERGLGELASWWERYVASNPDVRPQLQREATRRPASGERGESRSHDGEKRSSNSRNRRRPRRRKPKAAE
- the hrpB gene encoding ATP-dependent helicase HrpB encodes the protein MSPLPIVSVLPELFAALDRHNSVILQAPPGAGKSTLLPLELVRQNRLPGRIIMLEPRRLAARNIASFLARQLGEKVGERIGLRVRGESRTSSATRLEIVTEGVLTRMLQQDPELGGVSLVIFDEFHERSLHADTALAFAIESQQGLRDDLKLLVMSATLDGMALEKLLPDAPVIRSEGRGFPIDYHYRPANRQQWLEPQVGAVVLEALAEQAGSLLVFLPGQGEIERLAQWLEGRLPDDVTLAPLYGRLDMAAQQAAIEPPPAGRRKLVLTTNVAETSLTIEGVSVVIDSGLERRASFDLKSGVTRLETRPIAKASATQRAGRAGRLGPGVCYRLWSSEVQERLAEQSPPDILTQELTGLLLDAAQWGAKVEDLPLLDMPPAAAVASAQRLLVALGAMKPEGEQQLTPAGRAMAAFGTHPRLARMLLRARELEAEGLTGIVADAAYLVALLEEDLRGSERLSVLFHRRQGALRQSAARWFERLGARPANPQGQWLGLLCALAWPDRIGKLRSGSRYQLSGGVSCDLSEGHPCQGQSALIAVEMGQNERGSRIFIAEPIELDELARLLPELVSERQWFDWDEREERVRAERQQVIGELVLSQRPLTDLSDEQKGRCLLQGIRRKGLHVLPWDESSEGLLARLRCAREWLPDEEWPAMDDDSLLATLEQWLLPAVSGMTRLEQLKKLDMSDILRQSLPWPLPKRLDEALPGHFTAPTGSRVRIRYQPGQAPVIPVRIQEMFGQAATPCVADGRVALVVELLSPAQRPLQITADLAAFWAGSYEQVKKEMKGRYPRHYWPDNPLEAMPTRVTKKKMGM
- the thpR gene encoding RNA 2',3'-cyclic phosphodiesterase, with the translated sequence MAKLFFALPVGELAPELISWRDQRPWPGQPVPQANLHLTLAFLGEADEVTTRRLIAAVERQHCPPLTIRLDETGWFSRAKAGWIGPKEWPNELTVLAKALRRHGEKLGLGNGEQGYRPHVTLSRKAGEAPATLPAPDFLLKADQFCLYESISTPDGVRYQPLACWPLRARARDEGARDEWENEQARRTNP
- the dksA gene encoding RNA polymerase-binding protein DksA, producing MPTGENRKSLGPLAIAGVAPYQEKPGEEYMNDQQKAHFRKILGAWRNQLMQEVDRTVDHMKDEAANFPDPVDRAAQEEEFALELRTRDRERKLIKKIEKTLQLLEDDDFGYCEHCGIEIGIRRLEARPTADLCVDCKTLAEIKEKQMAG